In Asticcacaulis sp. SL142, the sequence GAAATGCAGTTCAAACCGCGAATGTTTGTCAGTCATGATCAGGGTGCTGATAGTTTATCAGGTCATTTAAAAACGGCGCGGCGTCGATGTCTTCGAGTGTTGTGCGCGTCGGCAGGCTGTGCAGGTCATCAACATAGGCCAGTTTGGCCTCAACGCCGAACTGAATTTCAGGCACAATTGTCGCAGGCTCATCAAAGGCGGCAATGGATACCGCCACCCCGTCGGGCGCTTCGTAGGTCAGGGGCGTGCCGCACTTAGCACAAAACCCGCGCTGCACAAGGTTTGAGCTTTGAAAACGCGCCGGTTCAGCCTTGGTCCAGATCAGGGTCGCTTCGCGCACGCTGACCAGAGGCGCAAAGAAATTGCCATAGGCTTTCTGACACATCCGGCAATGACAGATCGAGGCGTGGCCAAGTTCGCCCTCAACCCTGAACCTAACCGCCCCACATTGGCATCCGCCGGTTTTGACTGCTGGCATTTTTAACCCCACCCGGCGCTGCGCGCCACCCTCCCCTGCATCAGGGGAGGTTCTTTTATGCAGCCCTCCGCGCGCATAGGCTAGGGATTTTGTCATGTAAGCAGGAGGCAAGCGCCGCAGGTACAGATAGTACCTGCAAGCCGCAGCCGACGAACTTACAGGGCAAAAGACCCGACTAGGCCAGTGACATCTTTTTGAGGACTTTATAAGCCTTGATTACGCGTTGCAGCTTATCCTCGGCGGAGCGGTCACCACCGTTATTGTCGGGGTGGCAGCGCTTCAACATTTCGGTGTAGCGCACCCTGATCTGCTCGGCAGTGGCGCCGACATCTAGATCAAGATCCGCAAAGGCCTGACGCTCGATCTTGCCGTACTGGCGCTGGCTAGGGGCGGCCTTGTTACGATCAGGGCTGGCGCCAGCGCCAAAGACGCTGTGGGGGTCGTACATGCCGTTGCCGATTTTCGCGCCCTTGGTGGCGAAGTTGGCGGCTTCGCGGCTGACGCGGGAGGCGCGGAACTGCCAGGTTGGACGGCCGCCAGTAATGGTGGCCTCACGATGCTGCTTGGCTTCGCCCTCAGACATACCGGAAAAGAAGTTCCAGTTTTTGTTGTACTCGCCCGCGTGCGCCTGACAGAAGTTATAGTATTCGTTCATCATTTCGCGCGACTTAGGCGCCTTGGCAGTCGATGCCCGATGACATTCCGTCCATTCACAGCGAATCTGGCCGGGTTTTAGGGACAGGACGTCGTCTTCGGGGCGCTTGCCCTGCACTTCGCCTTCTTTGGGCGGGCGGATGCGCATGTCCAGACCAAATTTGGGGGTATATTTGTAACCGTCGCTCATAGTATGAACTGTGATCCTGAAGCTTTAAAAAAACCGATCGAACATCCTAGCAGAAAGGTGTAGCGAAATCATGGGAATAGTCACTGGGCGGCTGAAATCCAAGCTGGAAACCGCCTTTAACCCGCAACGACTGGAGATTCATGATGATAGCGACAAACATAGTGGACACTCAGGCGCGCGTGAAGGGGGCGAAAGTCATTTTTCTGTGTTGATCGTATCTGACGCGTTCGAAGGCTTGAACCGTGTCGCGCGCCAGAGAAAGGTCAATGAGGCTTTGCGTGAGGAACTGGCGGGCCCCATTCACGCCCTGTCGATTCAGGCGAAGACGCCAGACGAGGGATAAAAGCAAAAAGGCACCGGGGGGAGCCGGTGCCTTTCGCGTTTCAAAATTAAGCCAAACCTAGTTCAGCTTGATCGCCTTGGAGAACAGACGGTCATCGGAGGCAACGAAGATATCGCGACCACCCAGATTGACCGTGGCAACCTTGTCGTCGGTGATCTTAACTGAACCGTTGACGGTCTTGGTGTCGCTGCCGTCAAAATAGATATAGGTAAACTCGGATGCGATCACGCCGTCTTCGGCCACACATTCCTTGAGTTTAATGGTCTTGCGCGACACATCGGTGGCGCTCATGCCGAGCTTTTCAGACACGGCCAGGGTCGTCAGACGACCGGTTTCCAGGAACTGAGCCTGATTACATTCAGCAAAGGCCGAGCCGCCGATAAGGACCGAAGAGATGGCAACGGCAAACGCGAGGGCGAAATTTTTCATGACACACACATCCATAAGTTAGCGCTGGCATCAATGACAGCGCTGTCATTATTCAAAACGATACGAGTCCGTCAATCCAAAATATTGCACTGCAACACAATGTGAACAGGATTTATTCGCATACGCAAAACAAAAACAGCCCGCAAGCTTTAGCCGCGGGCTGTTCGTAAGGTGCTAACCCGAACTTTTTTAAGCCGCCGTCTTGTACGCCTTACCAAACCGGCCATAGAAGGTCTCGCCCTTGGCCGCCATGTCGCGTAAAAGCTGCGGCGGGGCAAAACGGTCGCCATAAAGCCCGGTCATGCGGTCGAGTTCCGCCACAAACGACGCGGTACCGATTGAGTCGATCAGTGAGATGATCCCGCCCGACCACGGCGCAAAGCCCCACCCCAGGATCGAGCCGACATCGGCCTCACGCGGGTCGGTGATGACGCCTTCCTCGAAACAACGCGCCGCCGTCACCGCCTGAATATAGAGCAGGCGTTTTTTCAGTTCCTCGGCCTGTTTCGGATCGGCCTCAGACATAGTCACCGGGAACATGTCCTTGGTGCCTGACCACAGGGCCTTGTTGCCGCCCGCTTCGGGATAGTCGTAGAACCCCTTGCCGTTCTTGCGCCCCAGACGGCCATCGGCGACCATTTTGGCGACCTCCCCCTCACCGGGGATGGGGATATAGTTCGCCCCTTCGGCCTTTGCGGTTTCAGAGGTGATCTTGACCAGCAGGTCGAGTGCGACATCATCCATCATCTCCAGCGGCCCGCGCGGCATACCCGTCGCACGACCGACATTGTCGATAATGGTCGGTGCGATCCCTTCGGCCCACATGTGCAGGCCTTCGGCGGTGAACGGAATGAAGCAGCGATTAGCAAAGAAAAAGCGCTCATCATTGACCACGATCGGGGTTTTCTTGATCTTCAGTACATAGTCAATGGCCTTGGCCAGCGTTGTGTCTGAGGTCTGCTCGCCCATGATGATCTCGACCAGCATCATCTTATCGACCGGCGAAAAGAAATGGATGCCGATATAGTTTTCCGGCCGCACCGACGCCTTGGCCAGCAGAGAAATCGGAATAGTCGAGGTGTTGGAGCCGAACACCGCCGTTTCGGCCAGTTCCGCCTCAGCCAGTTTGGTCACACCGGCCTTGAGTTCAGTGTTTTCAAACACCGCTTCGACCACCAGATCGGAACCCTTGATAAGGCCGTAGTCCGGCGTGGCGGTGATAAGATCGAGCACGCCTTTGGCCTTATCCTCAGTCATCTTTCCGCGTGAGACGGCCTTTTTCAGCAGGCCCTCGCAGTGGGATTTGCCCTTATCCGCCGCCGCCTGATCACGATCGATAAGGATGACCTTGATGCCAGACATGGCTGTTACATAGGCGATCCCTGCCCCCATCATGCCGGCCCCCAGCACGGCCACTTGGGTAAACTCGGTCTTTGGCACACCCGCCGGACGGCCAGACCCCTTGCCCACCGCCTGCATCGAGAAAAACAGGGTCCTGATCATGGCCTTGGCCTGCGGTGTCATCAGGGTCCTGGCGAAATAGCGCGTCTCGACCTTAAGTGCCGAATCGATCGGCAATTGCAGCCCCTCATAAACCGCATGCATCAGGTTGATGACCGCGGGATAATTGCCGTAAGACTGCTTCCTTAACAGGGCATTGCCCATCATGAACACCTGCGCGCCCGCCGGATGGTACGGGCCACCACCGGGGATTTTAAACTCTTTTTTGTCCCACAGAGCAACCGGATCGCCTTTTGTTTTGATCCAGGTCTTTGCGGCTTCAACCACCTGATCATCGGCCACGACTTCGTGGACGATACCGGCGGCCAGCGCTTCTTTCGGTTTGAAGCTCTTGCCTTCCGACATGGCCATCAGTGCGGCCTGCGCACCAATCAGACGCGGCAGGCGCTGCGAACCACCACCGCCGGGAAACAGGCCGATCTTGACTTCGGGCAGGCCCATTTGAACCTTCGGGCCATCCGACAGCACCCGGTAATGGCAGGCCAGCGTCAGTTCCGTACCACCGCCCAGCGCCAGTCCGTTGATCGCCGCCGCCACCGGCTTACCGCAGGTTTCTAGTGCGCGGTAGACCCGGTTCATCTCGAACGCTGCGGCAAACGCGCCCTTGAGTTCGGCTTCGGGGTCGGATTTGTCGATGCCCTCGGCCTCCCAAGCGCCGCCCAGCATTTCCTCAAGGTCGGCGCCCGCGCAAAAACCGTTGGACTTGGCCGAGGTGATCACGACGCCCTTAACCGCCGCATCGGTTTTGGCGCGCTTCGCAATCGTCATCAGGTCATCGAGCGCGGCCTTGGTGAAGGTGTTCATGGTCTTGCCGACCGTATCAAACGCGCAGACCAGAATGCCGTCGGAATCGAGTTCAACTTTAAAATTGTCCATTTTGTTTTCTCCCTCGATCTTTGTTAAATACGCTCAATAACCGTGGCCGTGGCCATGCCGCCGCCGACGCACAGGGTGACCAAAGCCGTCGATTTACCTGTACGCTCAAGCTCATCCAGCACGGTGCCGAGGATCATCGCACCCGTCGCCCCCAGCGGATGACCCATCGCAATCGCCCCACCGCAGACATTGATCTTATCGTGCGGAATATCGAGCACCTGCATGTAGCGCAAAACCACCGACGCGAACGCTTCGTTCAGTTCATAAAGGTCGATATCGGCCACACTCATGCCCAGCCGCTTCAACAGCTTTTCGGTGACGTAGCTTGGCCCGGTCAGCATGATCGAAGGCTCCGAGCCGATTGAGGCCATGCCCTTGATACGGGCGCGCGGCTTCAAGCCCGCCGCCTCACCGGCGCGTTTATTGCCGACCAGAACGGCGGCTGAACCATCAACAATGGCCGACGAATTGCCCGGCGTATGGATGTGATTGATGCGCTCAAGCTCAGGGTAGCGCTGATTGATGACTGCATCGAAACCGCCCATTTCGCCCATCATAGCAAAGGACGGATTAAGCCCGGCCAGCGTTTGCATATCGGTGTTGGGGCGAATGGTTTCGTCGCGATCCAGAAGGGTGACACCCAACTGATCCTTGACCGGATGCACCGACCTTTTGAACCGGCCCTCGGCCCAGCTTTTGGCTGAGCGCTTGTGCGATTCGACGGCGTAGGCATCTACGTCATCGCGCGAAAAACCCCACTTGGTCGCAATCGTATCGGCCGATACGCCTTGCGGGACAAAATAGGTCGGAAAGGCCGCCGCCACGTCAATCGCCCAGGCCCCGCCGTCGGAGCCCATAGGAATACGGCTCATCGACTCAACGCCGCCGCCAATGGCCATATCGGCCTCACCCGACATCACCTTGGCCGCCGCCATATTGACCGCCTCAAGGCCCGACGCGCAAAAGCGGTTGATCTGCACCCCGCCGCAGGTTTGTGCGTATCCGGCCGCCAGAACCGCGGCACGGGCGATGTCCCCGCCCTGCTCACCCACCGGCGTCACGCAGCCCCAGACGACATCTTCGACCAGCGCCGTATCGAGGCCATTACGCCCCGCCAGCCCCGCCAGAACCTGCGCCGATAAGTTAAGGGCGGTGATTTCGTGAAGTGACCCGTCTTTTTTACCCTTACCGCGCGGGGTGCGCAGCGTGTCATAGATATAGGCGGCATTAGCACTGTTGGCCATGTAGCGTCCTCCGAAGCTTTTAATTGGTGAAAGGTGTGCGCCAACTTTACGCGAACGTCAAGATACGATGTTGGTAAACTTCGCGCGAGCGGCCTGATATTTCACCGCATAATTATCATACAAATATTTCACCCATCGCACTTTCCAGACTGGATTTTTGGAGCGTATGCGTTAAATAAAGTCCGACAAAATCAATAAACAGGGCATGACTATGACAGATGACATCATTCGCATTTCACCGCCGGGGTCGTTTCTGGGCGAAGGACCGCTGTGGTCGGCGCGCGATAATGCCGTCTATTGGGTCGATATCTTAGGCCATAAGCTGCACCGTTATAAGCTGGACGACAAATCCCTGAAACACTGGGTATTCCCTGAGCCGATCGGCTGGGTGATTGAGCGCGAAAAAGGCGGGTTTATCGCGGGCTTGAAGTCCGGCTTCACCCAACTGACGCTGGAGCCCTTCACACTGAAACACATCGGTGATCCGGAACCCCACCATCCCGACAACCGCCTCAATGACGCCAAGGCCGATAAGTGGGGCCGCATCTGGGCAGGGTCCCTGCACATGCCGCAGACCGAAAAAAGCGGTGGACTTCATCGCCTTGAGGCGGACCTGACGTTCAAACATATCGACGGCCCCTATCAGGTCGCCAATGGCCCGACCTTCAGCGTTGATCACACAAAAATCTATCATACCGATTCTGGTGTTGGCGAAGTCTATGTCTTTGATCTCGACGCTGACGGCAACGAATCCAACAAGCGGCTATTTGTCGCCTTTAACGAAGATGCTGATGGCTCACCTGACGGCATGACCACGGACGCCCAAGGCGGCATCTGGATCGCTCACTGGGGTGGCGCACGCATCAGCCGCTTTAGGCCTGACGGCACGCTTGATTTCGCCGTCCCCATGCCTGCAAAGCAAATCACCTCCATGACGTTTGCAGGGCCTGACCTTGACCGCCTGTTT encodes:
- a CDS encoding GFA family protein, translated to MPAVKTGGCQCGAVRFRVEGELGHASICHCRMCQKAYGNFFAPLVSVREATLIWTKAEPARFQSSNLVQRGFCAKCGTPLTYEAPDGVAVSIAAFDEPATIVPEIQFGVEAKLAYVDDLHSLPTRTTLEDIDAAPFLNDLINYQHPDHD
- a CDS encoding J domain-containing protein, coding for MSDGYKYTPKFGLDMRIRPPKEGEVQGKRPEDDVLSLKPGQIRCEWTECHRASTAKAPKSREMMNEYYNFCQAHAGEYNKNWNFFSGMSEGEAKQHREATITGGRPTWQFRASRVSREAANFATKGAKIGNGMYDPHSVFGAGASPDRNKAAPSQRQYGKIERQAFADLDLDVGATAEQIRVRYTEMLKRCHPDNNGGDRSAEDKLQRVIKAYKVLKKMSLA
- a CDS encoding BolA family protein, which produces MGIVTGRLKSKLETAFNPQRLEIHDDSDKHSGHSGAREGGESHFSVLIVSDAFEGLNRVARQRKVNEALREELAGPIHALSIQAKTPDEG
- a CDS encoding 3-hydroxyacyl-CoA dehydrogenase NAD-binding domain-containing protein, whose translation is MDNFKVELDSDGILVCAFDTVGKTMNTFTKAALDDLMTIAKRAKTDAAVKGVVITSAKSNGFCAGADLEEMLGGAWEAEGIDKSDPEAELKGAFAAAFEMNRVYRALETCGKPVAAAINGLALGGGTELTLACHYRVLSDGPKVQMGLPEVKIGLFPGGGGSQRLPRLIGAQAALMAMSEGKSFKPKEALAAGIVHEVVADDQVVEAAKTWIKTKGDPVALWDKKEFKIPGGGPYHPAGAQVFMMGNALLRKQSYGNYPAVINLMHAVYEGLQLPIDSALKVETRYFARTLMTPQAKAMIRTLFFSMQAVGKGSGRPAGVPKTEFTQVAVLGAGMMGAGIAYVTAMSGIKVILIDRDQAAADKGKSHCEGLLKKAVSRGKMTEDKAKGVLDLITATPDYGLIKGSDLVVEAVFENTELKAGVTKLAEAELAETAVFGSNTSTIPISLLAKASVRPENYIGIHFFSPVDKMMLVEIIMGEQTSDTTLAKAIDYVLKIKKTPIVVNDERFFFANRCFIPFTAEGLHMWAEGIAPTIIDNVGRATGMPRGPLEMMDDVALDLLVKITSETAKAEGANYIPIPGEGEVAKMVADGRLGRKNGKGFYDYPEAGGNKALWSGTKDMFPVTMSEADPKQAEELKKRLLYIQAVTAARCFEEGVITDPREADVGSILGWGFAPWSGGIISLIDSIGTASFVAELDRMTGLYGDRFAPPQLLRDMAAKGETFYGRFGKAYKTAA
- a CDS encoding acetyl-CoA C-acetyltransferase — translated: MANSANAAYIYDTLRTPRGKGKKDGSLHEITALNLSAQVLAGLAGRNGLDTALVEDVVWGCVTPVGEQGGDIARAAVLAAGYAQTCGGVQINRFCASGLEAVNMAAAKVMSGEADMAIGGGVESMSRIPMGSDGGAWAIDVAAAFPTYFVPQGVSADTIATKWGFSRDDVDAYAVESHKRSAKSWAEGRFKRSVHPVKDQLGVTLLDRDETIRPNTDMQTLAGLNPSFAMMGEMGGFDAVINQRYPELERINHIHTPGNSSAIVDGSAAVLVGNKRAGEAAGLKPRARIKGMASIGSEPSIMLTGPSYVTEKLLKRLGMSVADIDLYELNEAFASVVLRYMQVLDIPHDKINVCGGAIAMGHPLGATGAMILGTVLDELERTGKSTALVTLCVGGGMATATVIERI
- a CDS encoding SMP-30/gluconolactonase/LRE family protein; this encodes MTDDIIRISPPGSFLGEGPLWSARDNAVYWVDILGHKLHRYKLDDKSLKHWVFPEPIGWVIEREKGGFIAGLKSGFTQLTLEPFTLKHIGDPEPHHPDNRLNDAKADKWGRIWAGSLHMPQTEKSGGLHRLEADLTFKHIDGPYQVANGPTFSVDHTKIYHTDSGVGEVYVFDLDADGNESNKRLFVAFNEDADGSPDGMTTDAQGGIWIAHWGGARISRFRPDGTLDFAVPMPAKQITSMTFAGPDLDRLFVTSAAVDQPDDKEAGTLFEVPSPLLRGHTGLPTLQFGG